Proteins co-encoded in one Glandiceps talaboti chromosome 22, keGlaTala1.1, whole genome shotgun sequence genomic window:
- the LOC144452247 gene encoding uncharacterized protein LOC144452247, whose protein sequence is MGTFASSFEGSQGGVVNTYSDSTKKDWLTAHAKACGMELPSVERLWSRFQYLGCDDRGVLDEPTLQQQVKDDPFLKQLVRFFPRDREGNLYFQTFCNAMKWFEKPDQYNQANSLEIKIRAIFKTLNGGESVSQDQLTTILSRIYQGESREDLSQRSNLLMACIDEEKKGRFDEEQFVKWMKKLPQDSVKSILEFSIIPEELQEFAKGSMGILGNNNSRYRPTKIGTSMQSLRTQPEVPKGPRNPLGRPSNGTLFQISLKISQRDWLMFANKLGFTELEVEKIKQKAPGRARDQVFELLQRWVARDGMMATRSTLEEALVDSNMTDVAHAMHAMSRTSLNRPL, encoded by the exons ATGGGAACGTTTGCAAGCTCCTTTGAGGGTTCACAAGGGGGCGTGGTCAACACGTATTCAGATTCGACCAAAAAAGACTGGCTGACAGCTCATGCTAAAGCATGTGGAA TGGAATTACCAAGCGTAGAAAGACTTTGGTCAAGATTTCAGTACTTAGGCTGTGATGACAGGGGAGTGCTGGATGAACCAACGCTACAACAACAAGTCAAAGATGACCCTTTTCTTAAACAG TTAGTACGATTCTTTCCCAGAGATAGAGAAGGCAATTTGTATTTCCAAACGTTTTGTAATGCTATGAAGTGGTTTGAGAAACCAGATCAATACAACCAAGCAAACTCGTTAGAAATCAAAATTAGGG CGATCTTCAAAACACTGAACGGAGGAGAATCGGTATCTCAAGACCAGCTGACAACTATTCTATCTAGAATATACCAAGGGGAAAGTAGG GAAGACTTGAGTCAACGTTCTAATCTTTTGATGGCGTGCATAGATGAAGAAAAGAAAG GTAGATTTGATGAAGAACAGTTTGTAAAATGGATGAAAAAATTACCTCAAGATTCTGTGAAATCAATATTAGAATTTAGCATCATTCCTGAGGAGTTACAAGAATTCGCCAAAGGCAGTATGGGAATACTAGGAAACAACAACTCCAGGTACAGACCTACGAAAATTGGAACATCCATGCAGTCACTCCGAACACAACCTGAG GTACCAAAAGGCCCACGTAATCCTCTGGGACGACCATCCAATGGTACTCTCTTTCAGATCTCACTTAAGATATCTCAACGTGATTGGTTGATGTTTGCTAACAAGTTAGGATTCACGGAATTGGAAGTAGAAAAGATTAAGCAAAAGGCACCAGGTCGGGCAAGGGATCAG gTATTTGAACTTCTACAACGATGGGTCGCGCGTGACGGCATGATGGCTACGAGATCTACTTTGGAGGAAGCATTGGTTGATAGCAACATGACTGACGTGGCCCATGCTATGCATGCAATGTCAAGGACAAGTCTAAACAGACCCCTTTGA
- the LOC144452248 gene encoding uncharacterized protein LOC144452248 → MGVVASNFDNNDGSIVSEFTHPAAKNWINAHAQTCNIPVVEVERLWRRFSGISNDATSDGVLAKAALAQSHVMKDELIRKILTHFPKNESGSITFQTYCNAAKWFENANVEDKLRALFKTLNNGEVIDKRALTRILTMFHTDESEETISQNVKIFMAELDNTHQGYVDEDQFIYWIKGMPYSTIQSVLQFEVIPQQVQEQHKRAEQRPQPKTAEQPPGSSESNKGPIAITSDIMDKVATRASARDWSILANRLGFTSEDLEALRHRYPRKDHEQVYAMLQQWMDREKGHANVPALETALKDSDMADIADEISQY, encoded by the exons ATGGGTGTCGTAGCTAGTAACTTCGATAACAACGATGGCAGTATTGTGTCAGAGTTCACCCATCCTGCAGCTAAGAACTGGATCAATGCTCATGCACAGACCTGTAATA TACCAGTTGTAGAAGTGGAACGTTTATGGAGAAGATTTAGTGGAATTAGTAATGATGCTACCAGTGATGGAGTACTCGCCAAAGCAGCATTAGCACAATCACATGTAATGAAGGATGAACTCATCAGGAAG ATTTTGACTCATTTCCCTAAGAATGAAAGTGGGTCTATAACGTTCCAGACATACTGTAATGCAGCAAAGTGGTTTGAGAATGCTAATGTTGAAGATAAACTCAGAG CTCTTTTCAAGACTTTGAATAATGGTGAAGTAATTGATAAAAGAGCGCTTACCAGAATCCTGACTATGTTTCACACAGATGAAAGTGAG GAAACCATCTCTCAAAATGTGAAGATCTTCATGGCAGAACTAGATAACACACATCAAGGGTATGTTGATGAGGATCAGTTTATATACTGGATTAAAGGAATGCCATACAGTACAATCCAGTCGGTTCTACAATTTGAAGTCATTCCCCAACAAGTGCAGGAGCAACACAAACGAgcagaacagcgccctcaacctaAGACTGCTGAGCAACCACCTGGAAGCAGTGAG TCAAACAAGGGGCCAATAGCCATTACAAGTGATATTATGGATAAAGTAGCTACCAGAGCCAGTGCCAGAGACTGGAGTATCTTAGCAAACAGGCTAGGGTTTACAAGTGAAGATTTGGAGGCTCTGAGACATAGGTATCCCAGGAAAGATCATGAACAG GTATATGCTATGCTACAGCAGTGGATGGATAGAGAAAAAGGACATGCTAATGTACCAGCATTGGAGACAGCATTGAAAGACAGTGACATGGCAGATATAGCTGATGAAATTTCACAATACTAA